The Brevundimonas sp. SORGH_AS_0993 genome segment CGGCCGACGGTGCGAGTTCCGGTGACGACGATCTCCCCCACTTCAGTGGTCTCGGAAGACGAAGGCGTCGCCTGGGCGAAGGCCGACGAGGCGGCGAAGAGAGCAGTGGTCGAGGCGAAGGCCAGGAGGACCGCACGGCCATGTCCGAATTGCATTGATTATCCCCGGTAGAATGCGTGACGGCCATGTGATCGGATGCTCGACAGGCCGTCATGCCGTCATCCTCGGCCGAAAACGGGACGCAAAATTATTGCGCCTATCCGTGGATGTCGGGCCGCCATCGAAGGCTGCGGCCCCTAGGGGCATGTCGTCAAGCAAACTTCGTGTTCAGGTCGCGTCTCCGAGATCAACGATCTTTTCTTGTTGCAAACTTGTCATAACAGGGGCAGCCCGGCTGGCCGAAGAAAAAGGGGCGCGACCTTTCGGCGTGCGCCCCTCGTCGTCCTTACTCTTAGGCTAGGCTCACCACTTCAGGGCGATGCGGCCGTAAACGAAGCGGCCGTTGAAGCCGTAGGGAGAGAAGTTGGAGAATGGGAAGGCCCCCGAAGTGTTGTTGGCCCGCAGAACCTGGCGCGGGTATTCGTCCAGCACATTGTCGGCGCCGACGGCCAGGGTCAGGCGATCAGTAAGCTGATAACGCGCTTCCACGTCCACCACGACCCCGACGCCCAACTGCAGGTCCGTGGCCTCGGTCGCACCGGGCGCCAGGACGTCGCCATAGCCGGTGACGCGGAAGGTGCCGCCCAGCTTGTCGCGCGTGAAGTCGGTCTGGAACACGGTCTTCCAGGGGGGCGTGCCTTCTTCGAAGCGCAGGGTCGCCTGGCGCGCGAACAAGGAGACCGGCGTGGGCAGGATGCCCGAGCGGGTTTCGGGCGTCTTGGTCACGTCGAAGTCGTTGACGTTAGCCGCCAGGGTGAAATCCAGCGATCCGACCTCCGACAGGACACGATAGCGGGCGACCACGTCCAGCCCTGTCGTCTCCGTATTGACACCATTGATGAAGAAGCGGGCGGCGGTCGCGCCATAGGGTTGCAGCAGGTCGAAGATGGCGCGGGCGTTGGTGCCCGACGCCGCAGTGGCGCTGCCGGTCAGGGTCTCGGACAGGATGATCCGGTCCTTGATGTCGATGCGATAGGCGTCGGCCGTCAGCTCGAACGCACCCTTCCGATAGACCAGGCCCAGCGAATAGTTGGTCGAGGTCTCGGCCTCCAGCGGTGTGCCGCCCAGGGCGACGCCGACCGGGCTGACCGATGGGAAGGTGCCGGTCTCATATGGAACGTTGTTGATGTAGAGGATGGCCGTCTGGGTGAAGTACTGCTGCTGCAGGCTGGGCGCGCGGAAGCCGGTCGAGATCGCGCCGCGCACAGCGAACGACGGGGTGAAGTCGTAGCGGGCCGCCAACTTGCCCGACAGATTGTCGCCGAAGTCGGAATAGTTTTCGTAGCGCAGAGCGGCCGAGGCGGTGAAGTTCTCGACCAGTTCGCCTTCCAGATCGACATAGACGCCGACGTTGTTGCGATCCTTGTCCACCTCGTTCGCCGGGGTGAAACCGGTAAAGCCGCGCGATCCCCAGTTCAGATCCGTGCCGCCGATGTTGAGAAAGGTGCCGCGTTGGTAGGAGCCCGGCTCGCCGGCGCCTATCTGATAGGACTCACGGCGCGCCTCCAGGCCGAAGGCGACGTTCAAGGGGCCATAGAGGCCGACCTCGTAGCCGCGGCTGGCGTCGATGCCAAAGACTAGCTGATCGTAGGTCAGGGAGCCGGCGTAGAACTGGGTCGGCGAGGTCGGCCCCTGCGACGGGTTCAGGGTGTTCTCGACGCTGAAATCGATCTTGTTCCTGCCGTAGCCGAGGTTGATGTCGACGTCGAAGCCGCCGGCCTGACCCTTGACGCCGCCGGTCGCGGTCCAGTCGGTGGTGTCGGTCAGGATGTAGGGCAGATAGCCGTTCGGATAGACGCGGCCCGAAGTGTAGGCGGGGTTCTGGGCGTTGTCCGTCGGCGTGCGATAGAAGGCGGCCGCCGAGGCGTCGCGGGTCTGATAGCCGACCCAGCCGTAGGCGTCCCATCCATTGGCCAGCGGCTTGCCGGCGTTCAGATAGACGGCGAGATCCTCGGACTTGGGATCGCCCTGGCCGCCGCGAACCTGCGCGGGGCTGAAGCGCGGGTCGATGTCGCTGCGGTTCGTGCGATCACGGTCGCGGTATTCGACCGACGCCGTCAGGAAGCCGTCCGAGCCCAGGCTGAAGCCCTGCCAGCCGGCGACCGTCAGAGCCTCGCCGTCCTTCAGATCCTGGCCGCCGCCGTAGTAGCCCGTATAGTCTGTGCGGTAGCCGCCATAGGTGACGCTGGCGCCGCCCCCGCTGGACGCCTGGCGCAGACGCAGGTTCAACACGCCGGCGATGGCGTCCGAACCGTACTGGGCCGCCGCGCCGTCGCGCAGGACCTCGATCCGTTCGACGGCGGTGGAGGGAATGGCGTTCAGATCGACGGCCGCCGATCCGCGCCCGACCGAGCCGTTGGTATTGACCAGGGCGGTGGCGTGACGCCGCACGCCATTGACCAGAACCAGGGTCTGGTCCGGCCCCTGGCCGCGCAGGGTGGCGGGACGGATGGAGTCCGTGCCGTCGGTCGCCGAGGGGCGGGGGAAGTTCAGCGCGGGGACCGTGGCGGCCAACTGCGTGGCCAATTCGGTCGAGCCGCGCTGTTGCAGGGTTTCGGCGGTCACGACATCGACAGGCGCGACGGAGTCGAGGCGCGAGCGGTTTTGAACGCGGGTGCCGGTGACGACGATGTCATCGACGCTGTCGGCCTGGGTCTGTTGTTGGGCGAGGGCGGGGGTAGCGGCGATCAGAGCGAAGGCGGAAGCCGTGATCAGCAGGGCGGAGGCGGATTGGCGCATGGGGAGAGAGTCCTGTTTCTTGGTCTTGGCGCGTGTGCGGCTTGGTCGCCGTCTTGGGTAATCGGGTGTTCGAGGTCTTCGATCAGCACAGGGCGGCAGGCCGACATCGCCTGTGTCGGCGCAGAAAAACTGCGGGGTCTAGTGCATGAGGCATGGCGGGCTCCTGCCATCGACAGGCGACGGCGTCAGGTTTCATGGCCATATCAGGGCCGTCTCGTGGCGGGTCAATCAGTGACGGCGACCATGTTTCCTGATGCAAGGCGTTAGATTATCTATCTACCGGCTGGTTCGCAGCCGATCTTCCGCCTCTTCACGGACAGCAAAAAGGGCGCGTCCCCTGCGGAACGCGCCCTTGATGTCTTTGCCGGTCCGGTCCGAAGACCGGGCAGGGATCAGGCTTCGTCGCCGAAGCCTTCCTGTTGGCCGGCGCCGCCTTCGATCAGCTCCTGGGCCGATTGCTCGGCGGCCTGGCGCTCGTCGTCGAACTGGCTGCGGATCACGTCCTCGCCCTTGGCTTGACGCTCAGCTTCATCGGCCGAACGGGCGATGTTGATCTTGACCACAGCGCGGACTTCGGCGTGCAGGCGAACCGGCACTTCGTGAACGCCCAAGGTCTTGATCGCCGTATTCAGGACGACTTGCGAACGCTCGACCTTGCCGCCTTCAGCCTGGATGGCTTCGGCGACGTCGCGGCCTGCGACCGAACCGTACAGTTGGCCGGTTTCGCCGGCCTGACGGATCATGACGTAGGTCTGGCCGTCGATCTTGTCGGCGACCTTCTGTGCGTCGGCCTTGTTCTTCTCGTTGCGCTGCTCGATGGCGGCGCGGTCGAGTTCGAAGGCCTTAAGGTTGGCGGCGGTGGCCCGACGGGCCTTGTCGCGCGGCAGAAGGAAGTTGCGGGCGAAGCCGTCCTTGACAGTGACGACGTCGCCGATGGCGCCGAGGTTATCGACGCGTTCCAGCAGAACGACCTTCATCTTACTTCACCACATACGGCAGGAGGGCCAGATAGCGGGCGCGCTTGATGGCCTTGGCCAGTTCGCGCTGCTTCTTCTGGGAGACGGCGGTGATGCGCGAAGGCACGATCTTGCCGCGTTCGGAAACGTAGCGCTGCAGCAGCTTCACGTCCTTGTAGTCGATCTTCGGCGCATTGGCGCCCGAGAACGGGCACACCTTGCGGCGACGATAGAAGGGGCGGCGGCCGGCGGAGCCGGAGCCGGCCGGGGCGCCCGGAGTGGGGGCAGTCGTATCGGTCATGTTCCGGTTTCCTTATTCGGCGTCGGCGACGGCGTCTTCGCGCGGCGAACGTTCACGTTCACGCTCGCGTTCACGCTCGCGGCGGGCCAGCAGGGGCGACAGTTCCAGGTCGAGTTCCTCGACGCGGACGGTCAGCCAGCGCAGCACGTCTTCGTTGATCGACAGCTGACGCTCGACCTCGGCCATGGCGGCCGGAGGGGCGTCGACGGCCAGCAGCGAATAGTGAGCCTTGCGGTTCTTCTTCACGCGGTACGTCAGATTGCGCAGACCCCAGTACTCGATCTTGGCGACCGAACCGCCACCGGCGACGATCAGATCCTTGATGGTGTCGTTCAGCGCTTCGGCCTGTTGCGCCGAGATGTCCTGGCGCGTCATGACCGTGTGCTCGTAAAGAGCCATGCGGTAGTCTCCCTTGTGGGCGTCGGCGCGGAAACGACCGGGTAAGTCGGTCTCCACGATGGCTCCTGGCGCGGCGGCCGGACCGAACGTCCAACCCTTTGGTGTTCCGCAGCAGGACCGAAGCCCTGGAAAGCGGGCGCGTATAGGGGAAAAGGGGCGAGGAGGCAAGCCGCGCCCCTTTTTCGTCGAGCCTAAAGCAATGTGCCGCGCAGAATCAGAAGGGCCACGCTGAAATAGATCACCAGTCCGGTGACATCGACCAAGGTGGCTACAAAAGGCGCCGAGGCGCTGGCGGGGTCGAAACCCAGCCGCTTCAGCAGGAAGGGCAGCATCGATCCGGCGACCGAACCGAAGGTGACGATGCCGACAAGGCCCAGAGCCACCGTCAGGGCGATCAACGGCCAATGGACGCCGTAGTCGAAGATTCCCAGACCCTGCCATGCTCCGATGCGGATCATGCCGATGACGCCGAGGCTGGCGCCCAGGGCGACGCCGACGGGAAGCTCCTTGAAGGCCACGCGCCACCAGTCGCGCAGGCGAATCTGACCCAAGGCCAAGGCGCGGATCAGAAGCGAGGTCGCCTGTGATCCCGAGTTTCCGCCCGAACTCATGATCAGCGGAATGAACAGGGTCAGCACCACGGCCTTGGCCAGTTCGTCCTCATAGTGCTGCATGGCGCTGGCGGTCAGCATCTCGCCGATGAACAGGGCGCCCAGCCAGCCGACCCGTTTGCGATACATCCCCAGAAAGCTGGTCTTCAGATAGGGTTCGGCCGCGCCCTCGACGCCGCCGAACTTTTGAACGTCCTCGCTGCCTTCGGCCAGGATCGCGTCGATCACGTCGTCCACCGTGACGATGCCCAGCACTTGGTCGCGGTCGTTGACGACCGGCACGGTCAGAAGGTCGTGGATCGAGATCAGGCGAGCGACTTCTTCCTGGTCCATGTCGGCATGGACGGTGATCGGCGCCCGCTCCGGCGCCAGGGACAGGATCGGCTGATCCGGCGCTCCGACGATCAACTGGCGCAGGGTCACGACCTGAAGCAGGGCGCGGGTCTCGGGGGCCAGGACGTGGATGGCGTAGATGGTCTCGCGGGTCTGCTCCACCTCGCGCAGGTGGCGCAGGGTTTCGGCTGCGGTGAATGTCTCGGGAACGCTGACGAACTCGGTCGTCATCAGACTGCCCGCAGAGCCCTTGCGATAGGCCAGAAGGCGTTTCAACGGCCAGGCGCTGTCGAAATCGACGCGACGCAGCAGTTCGGCACGATCCGCATCGTCCAGTTGGCGCAGGACGTCGGCGGCCCGGTCGTCGGCCATTCCGGTCAGGATTTCGCCGGCGCGACCTTGCGGCAGGGCCTGCAGAAGGCGCCCGGCGCGGGCCAGTTCCGGCCGGTCGAACGCATCGACGGCGCGGTCCAGCGGCAGACGGGCCAGCACGGCGGCTGCGGTTTCGGCTTCCAGGTCGTTGAGCCGGGTCACAATGTCGGCGGCGTGCGCGTCGAACAGATTGACGAACAGCGTCGGATCGACCGCCCCGGGCGCGGTGCGGATGTTTTGCATGGTCTCACCTTTCGAACCGCCGTCGCGGCGGATCGCAGGCGAGAAACCCCGTGGGTTCAGGCCAGCGTCAGCCGAAACGGCGAAGACAATCGACTACTGTCGCTTGGCATGGGGTTGGGTCCTGTAGATGCGCCGCTCGATTCGACGCGAAGCCGCAATGGACCCGTCGAACGGACGGGTCAAGCCGTGTCGGCGCGGGCGCGAAAATGCGCGTTTCGGCGGGTGTTCGCAAAATACGGACAGGGTGCGCGTTTGCGCTGCGGCGATAGTGTCGGTAGGGGCGAGAACGCCGAAGGGCTTTCCCCGGCGGCCAGACCTGCTTACACCTTCGCCCATGCCGAAGCTGACGTCAGCGGTCGATCCGCAGAGCCAAAAATACAGGACCCTGCACGCGCACAACAGCGCGCTGGTCGCCGAACTGCGCGATCATGTGGCCAGGGCCGCGCGCGGGGGTTCCGACAAGGCCCGCGAGCGGCATACGGCGCGGGGCAAGCTATTGCCGCGCGATCGGGTGGAACGGCTGCTGGATCCGGGTTCGCCCTTCCTGGAGATCGGTCAACTGGCCGCGCACGACATGTACGACGGCGAGGCGCCGGCGGCGGGCGTGATCGCCGGGATCGGCCGGGTCTCCGGCCGCGAGGTCATGATCGTGGTCAACGATCCGACGGTGAAGGGCGGCGCCTATTTCCCGATGACGGTGAAGAAGCACCTGCGGGCTCAGGAGATCGCAGAGCAGAACCGCCTGCCGTGCGTCTATCTGGTCGATTCCGGCGGGGCCAATCTGCCGCATCAGGCGGAGGTGTTTCCCGACCGCGACCATTTCGGCCGCATCTTCTTCAACCAGGCCCGGATGAGCGCCAAGGGCATCGCGCAGATCGCCTGCGTCATGGGCCTGTCCACCGCGGGCGGCGCCTATGTGCCGGCCATGTCGGACGAGACGATCATCGTCAGGAACCAGGGGGCCATCTTCCTGGCCGGGCCGCCGCTGGTGAAGGCGGCGACGGGGGAGGTGATCTCGGCCGAGGAGCTGGGCGGGGCCGAGACGCACGGCCGACGTTCGGGCGTGGTCGATCATGTGGCCGAGAACGACGAACACGCGCTGGAGATCGTGCGCTCCATCGTCGCCAATCTGAACACAACCAAGGCCGTCCAGATGGATGTGCGCGAACCGCGCGCGCCGGCCTTCGACGCGGAGGAGCTGTACGGCCTGATCCCAGACGACGTGCGCGCGCCCTATGATGTGCGCGAGGTCATCGCCCGGCTGGTGGACGGGTCGGAGTTTGACGAGTTCAAGAGCCTGTACGGCTCGACCCTGGTGTGCGGGTTCGCGCGCATCTGGGGCTATCCGGTCGCCATCCTGGCCAACAACGGCGTCATCTTTTCCGAGAGCGCCCAGAAGGGCGCGCACTTCATCGAACTAGCCTGCAAGCGCAAGATCCCGCTGCTGTTCCTGCAGAATATCTCGGGCTTCATGGTCGGCGGCAAGTACGAGGCGGGCGGCATCGCCAAGGACGGGGCCAAACTGGTGACGGCCGTGGCCTCGGCCGAGGTTCCCAAGTTCACCGTTCTGATCGGGGGTAGTTTCGGCGCGGGCAATTACGGCATGTGCGGTCGGGCCTATTCGCCGCGCTTCCTGTTCACCTGGCCCAACAGCCGGATCGGGGTGATGGGTGGAGAACAGGCCGCCAGCGTTCTGGCCACCGTGCACCGCGACGCGGAAACCTGGAGCGCCGACGACGCCGAGGCATTCAAGGCGCCGATCCGCCAGAAGTACGAGGACGAGGGCAATCCCTATTACGCCACGGCCCGCCTGTGGGACGACGGCGTCATCGACCCGGCCCAGACGCGCGAGGTGCTGGGCCTGGCCATCAGCACCAGCTTGAACGCCCCGATCCCGGACACGACCTTCGGCCTGTTCCGGATGTAACCTATTTGTCCGCGCCTCGTTGTGAGCGGACACCCAGTTTGGAGACCCTCATGGCCGATCAACCGACCGAAGCCGACCTCAACGCCTTGGACGTGACCGACGCCGAGGCGGCCGAGATCAACAGCATCGCCTATCCGCTGGTCGCCGATCCGGCTCCAGATGCGAACGACGACCTGGTTCGGATCGATTCGACCGTGGATGGGGTGGTTTTCGTCACCGTCAATCGGCCCGAGAAGAAGAACGCCTTTGATGCGGCCACCATCGCCGCTCTGCGCGAAGCCTTCGAGACCCTGCACGGCGCCGACAAGGTGCGGGCGGTTTTCGTTAGGGGCGCGGGGGGGATGTTCAGCGCGGGGGCCGACGTGGGCTGGATGCGCGACGCCGCCGACTGGTCCGAAAGCGACAATCGCGACGACGCCCTGGGTCTGGCCCGGATGCTCAAGGCGTTGCACGACGTTCCAGCCCTGACGGTCGCCTTGGTCGAGGGGGCGGCCATGGGCGGCGGGGTTGGCATCGTCGCCGCCTGCGATATGGCCGTGGCGGTCGAGGGCGCGCGCTTCGCCTTTTCGGAGGTCAAGCTGGGCCTGATCCCGGCGACCATCGCTCCCTATGTGATCGAGGCAATAGG includes the following:
- a CDS encoding TonB-dependent siderophore receptor; the encoded protein is MRQSASALLITASAFALIAATPALAQQQTQADSVDDIVVTGTRVQNRSRLDSVAPVDVVTAETLQQRGSTELATQLAATVPALNFPRPSATDGTDSIRPATLRGQGPDQTLVLVNGVRRHATALVNTNGSVGRGSAAVDLNAIPSTAVERIEVLRDGAAAQYGSDAIAGVLNLRLRQASSGGGASVTYGGYRTDYTGYYGGGQDLKDGEALTVAGWQGFSLGSDGFLTASVEYRDRDRTNRSDIDPRFSPAQVRGGQGDPKSEDLAVYLNAGKPLANGWDAYGWVGYQTRDASAAAFYRTPTDNAQNPAYTSGRVYPNGYLPYILTDTTDWTATGGVKGQAGGFDVDINLGYGRNKIDFSVENTLNPSQGPTSPTQFYAGSLTYDQLVFGIDASRGYEVGLYGPLNVAFGLEARRESYQIGAGEPGSYQRGTFLNIGGTDLNWGSRGFTGFTPANEVDKDRNNVGVYVDLEGELVENFTASAALRYENYSDFGDNLSGKLAARYDFTPSFAVRGAISTGFRAPSLQQQYFTQTAILYINNVPYETGTFPSVSPVGVALGGTPLEAETSTNYSLGLVYRKGAFELTADAYRIDIKDRIILSETLTGSATAASGTNARAIFDLLQPYGATAARFFINGVNTETTGLDVVARYRVLSEVGSLDFTLAANVNDFDVTKTPETRSGILPTPVSLFARQATLRFEEGTPPWKTVFQTDFTRDKLGGTFRVTGYGDVLAPGATEATDLQLGVGVVVDVEARYQLTDRLTLAVGADNVLDEYPRQVLRANNTSGAFPFSNFSPYGFNGRFVYGRIALKW
- a CDS encoding carboxyl transferase domain-containing protein, which gives rise to MPKLTSAVDPQSQKYRTLHAHNSALVAELRDHVARAARGGSDKARERHTARGKLLPRDRVERLLDPGSPFLEIGQLAAHDMYDGEAPAAGVIAGIGRVSGREVMIVVNDPTVKGGAYFPMTVKKHLRAQEIAEQNRLPCVYLVDSGGANLPHQAEVFPDRDHFGRIFFNQARMSAKGIAQIACVMGLSTAGGAYVPAMSDETIIVRNQGAIFLAGPPLVKAATGEVISAEELGGAETHGRRSGVVDHVAENDEHALEIVRSIVANLNTTKAVQMDVREPRAPAFDAEELYGLIPDDVRAPYDVREVIARLVDGSEFDEFKSLYGSTLVCGFARIWGYPVAILANNGVIFSESAQKGAHFIELACKRKIPLLFLQNISGFMVGGKYEAGGIAKDGAKLVTAVASAEVPKFTVLIGGSFGAGNYGMCGRAYSPRFLFTWPNSRIGVMGGEQAASVLATVHRDAETWSADDAEAFKAPIRQKYEDEGNPYYATARLWDDGVIDPAQTREVLGLAISTSLNAPIPDTTFGLFRM
- the mgtE gene encoding magnesium transporter, with the translated sequence MQNIRTAPGAVDPTLFVNLFDAHAADIVTRLNDLEAETAAAVLARLPLDRAVDAFDRPELARAGRLLQALPQGRAGEILTGMADDRAADVLRQLDDADRAELLRRVDFDSAWPLKRLLAYRKGSAGSLMTTEFVSVPETFTAAETLRHLREVEQTRETIYAIHVLAPETRALLQVVTLRQLIVGAPDQPILSLAPERAPITVHADMDQEEVARLISIHDLLTVPVVNDRDQVLGIVTVDDVIDAILAEGSEDVQKFGGVEGAAEPYLKTSFLGMYRKRVGWLGALFIGEMLTASAMQHYEDELAKAVVLTLFIPLIMSSGGNSGSQATSLLIRALALGQIRLRDWWRVAFKELPVGVALGASLGVIGMIRIGAWQGLGIFDYGVHWPLIALTVALGLVGIVTFGSVAGSMLPFLLKRLGFDPASASAPFVATLVDVTGLVIYFSVALLILRGTLL
- a CDS encoding enoyl-CoA hydratase-related protein → MADQPTEADLNALDVTDAEAAEINSIAYPLVADPAPDANDDLVRIDSTVDGVVFVTVNRPEKKNAFDAATIAALREAFETLHGADKVRAVFVRGAGGMFSAGADVGWMRDAADWSESDNRDDALGLARMLKALHDVPALTVALVEGAAMGGGVGIVAACDMAVAVEGARFAFSEVKLGLIPATIAPYVIEAIGARRARQLFLAGNVFDADYAARIGLIDLILPEGSVDDFIGMLTDSLSENAPGAMGDAKRLVNDIAQHKIDNGLLDDTARRIARARVSPEGQEGVRAFLDKRKPNWVG
- the rpsF gene encoding 30S ribosomal protein S6, yielding MALYEHTVMTRQDISAQQAEALNDTIKDLIVAGGGSVAKIEYWGLRNLTYRVKKNRKAHYSLLAVDAPPAAMAEVERQLSINEDVLRWLTVRVEELDLELSPLLARRERERERERERSPREDAVADAE
- the rpsR gene encoding 30S ribosomal protein S18, translating into MTDTTAPTPGAPAGSGSAGRRPFYRRRKVCPFSGANAPKIDYKDVKLLQRYVSERGKIVPSRITAVSQKKQRELAKAIKRARYLALLPYVVK
- the rplI gene encoding 50S ribosomal protein L9, encoding MKVVLLERVDNLGAIGDVVTVKDGFARNFLLPRDKARRATAANLKAFELDRAAIEQRNEKNKADAQKVADKIDGQTYVMIRQAGETGQLYGSVAGRDVAEAIQAEGGKVERSQVVLNTAIKTLGVHEVPVRLHAEVRAVVKINIARSADEAERQAKGEDVIRSQFDDERQAAEQSAQELIEGGAGQQEGFGDEA